Proteins encoded by one window of Halomonas chromatireducens:
- a CDS encoding ABC transporter permease produces MSFFARFAQNRGALVGLIILLTIILMALLAPFLYPDSPWRMVQRPFLAPMEVEGFLLGTDTMGRDVAAGIMHGAWVSLLIGLVSTTVALAIGVPLGAIAGYYGGLIDDGLMRFTEFFQTIPNFALAIVLVAIMQPSVTSIVLAIAIVSWPPVARLVRAEFMSLRHREYVEAARLVGQTNRTIILRQILPNTLSPIIVLASLMVATAILLESALSFLGLGDPNVMSWGYMIGAARTVIRQAWWLSFFPGLAILLTVLALNLVGEGLDDALNPKLSRER; encoded by the coding sequence ATGAGCTTCTTCGCCCGCTTCGCCCAGAACCGGGGTGCCCTGGTCGGCCTGATCATTCTGTTGACGATCATCCTGATGGCCCTGCTCGCCCCCTTCCTCTACCCCGATTCGCCCTGGCGCATGGTACAGCGCCCCTTCCTGGCCCCCATGGAGGTGGAAGGCTTCCTGCTAGGTACCGATACCATGGGCCGTGACGTCGCCGCCGGCATCATGCACGGCGCCTGGGTATCGCTGTTGATCGGTCTCGTCTCGACGACCGTGGCACTGGCGATCGGTGTCCCCCTTGGCGCCATCGCCGGCTACTACGGCGGCCTCATCGACGATGGCCTGATGCGTTTCACCGAGTTCTTCCAGACCATTCCCAACTTCGCCCTGGCGATTGTGCTGGTGGCGATCATGCAGCCCAGCGTGACCTCCATCGTGCTCGCCATCGCCATCGTCAGCTGGCCACCGGTTGCCCGCCTGGTTCGAGCCGAGTTCATGTCGCTGCGCCACCGCGAGTATGTGGAAGCAGCCCGACTCGTCGGCCAGACCAACCGCACGATCATCCTGCGTCAGATCCTGCCCAACACTCTGTCGCCGATCATCGTGCTCGCCTCGCTGATGGTGGCCACCGCCATCCTGCTCGAGTCGGCGCTCTCCTTCCTGGGCCTTGGCGACCCCAACGTCATGTCCTGGGGCTACATGATCGGCGCCGCCCGGACCGTAATTCGCCAGGCCTGGTGGCTGAGCTTCTTCCCGGGTCTTGCCATCCTGCTGACGGTGCTGGCACTCAACCTGGTGGGTGAGGGTCTCGATGACGCACTGAACCCGAAACTTTCCCGCGAACGCTGA
- a CDS encoding ABC transporter ATP-binding protein → MSEPILSIRGLTIALPKGADRAYAVEEVSYDVERGEIMCVVGESGSGKSMAANALMGLLPKGVRPTAGEVIFDGQDLLTLTEKQHRKLRGLHIGMIFQEPMTALNPLMRVGAQIAEVFEAHGKYNGKEREVRALALLEEVGIPQPDKAIRAYPFQLSGGQRQRVMIAMALALEPKLLIADEPTTALDVTTQAQILELIRDLQKRRGMSVMFITHDFGVVAEVANRVCVMRYGQIVELGTASEVLENPQHEYTRALIEAIPSNIIPEARGGERPAPLLEVNGLNKVFRSKGGLFKAAREVRALDDVSFTLAPGETVGIVGESGSGKSTLGRCVVRLERPDSGTLSLAGTDFTTLTGEELRRQRWRVQMIFQDPYASLNPRTRVGYAIAQGPMANGVSREQAMKQAGELLDLVGLGAVAVDRFPHEFSGGQRQRIGIARALALNPELIVADEAVSALDVSIQAQILELLEDLKQKLSLSLLFITHDLRVAAQICDRIIVMQHGRIVEQGTAQNVFLSPKEAYTRELLEAIPGRAHELESA, encoded by the coding sequence ATGAGTGAACCAATACTCAGCATTCGCGGCCTGACCATCGCCCTGCCCAAGGGCGCCGACCGCGCCTACGCCGTGGAGGAGGTCAGCTATGACGTGGAGCGAGGCGAGATCATGTGCGTGGTGGGCGAATCCGGCTCGGGCAAGTCCATGGCGGCCAACGCCCTTATGGGGCTGCTGCCAAAGGGCGTCCGCCCTACCGCCGGTGAAGTGATCTTCGATGGCCAGGATCTGCTGACGCTCACCGAAAAGCAGCATCGCAAGCTTCGCGGCCTGCATATCGGCATGATCTTCCAGGAGCCCATGACGGCCTTGAACCCCTTGATGCGGGTCGGTGCTCAGATCGCCGAGGTCTTCGAGGCCCACGGCAAGTACAACGGCAAGGAACGCGAGGTCCGGGCGCTGGCACTGCTGGAGGAAGTGGGCATACCCCAGCCCGACAAGGCCATTCGCGCCTACCCCTTCCAGCTCTCCGGCGGCCAGCGACAGCGGGTAATGATCGCCATGGCGCTGGCCCTGGAGCCAAAACTCCTGATCGCCGACGAACCTACCACGGCCCTCGACGTGACCACCCAGGCGCAGATCCTGGAACTGATCCGGGACCTGCAGAAGCGACGCGGCATGTCGGTGATGTTCATTACCCACGACTTCGGCGTGGTGGCCGAGGTCGCCAACCGGGTCTGTGTCATGCGCTACGGCCAGATCGTCGAGCTCGGCACAGCCAGCGAGGTACTCGAAAACCCGCAGCATGAGTACACCCGCGCACTGATCGAGGCGATACCCAGCAACATCATTCCCGAAGCCCGCGGCGGCGAGCGGCCTGCCCCCCTGCTGGAGGTGAACGGGCTCAACAAGGTGTTCCGTTCCAAGGGCGGCCTGTTCAAGGCGGCCCGGGAGGTTCGCGCCCTGGACGATGTCTCCTTCACCCTGGCCCCCGGCGAAACCGTCGGCATCGTCGGCGAGTCGGGCTCCGGCAAGTCGACCCTGGGTCGCTGCGTTGTGCGTCTCGAACGCCCCGACAGCGGCACGCTCTCACTGGCCGGCACCGACTTCACCACACTGACCGGCGAGGAACTCCGCCGCCAGCGCTGGCGCGTGCAGATGATATTCCAGGACCCCTACGCCTCGCTGAACCCGCGTACCCGCGTCGGATACGCAATCGCTCAGGGTCCCATGGCCAACGGCGTTTCCCGGGAGCAGGCCATGAAGCAGGCCGGGGAACTGCTGGACCTGGTGGGCCTCGGCGCCGTGGCTGTCGACCGTTTCCCCCATGAGTTCTCCGGCGGCCAGCGACAGCGCATCGGTATCGCACGAGCCTTGGCCCTGAACCCCGAGTTGATCGTCGCCGACGAGGCGGTATCGGCGCTGGATGTCTCGATCCAGGCCCAGATCCTGGAACTGCTGGAGGACCTCAAGCAGAAGCTGTCGCTGTCGCTGCTCTTCATCACCCATGACCTGCGGGTGGCGGCCCAGATCTGTGATCGGATCATCGTCATGCAGCATGGCCGTATCGTCGAGCAGGGCACTGCCCAGAACGTCTTCCTTTCGCCCAAGGAGGCCTATACCCGCGAGCTGCTTGAGGCCATTCCGGGTCGCGCCCATGAGCTGGAAAGCGCATGA